AGGTACAATACTTCTGCCCTCTCAAACTGATCACACACTTGACATAGTTGAGTCCCATGAAGTTTCTACATCTACACACAGTGCCCACCCCATCTCTTGCTGCTAACACCCTTCCATCTCCTGTTTTACATTTGGATAGTACAGTTGCACCTCTAGTGGACCCTTGTCCCTCCTCAGCAAGCCCTTAGTTTATCTCCTCCACCTGCCGATGAGCATACCCCACATATTGACAACTGCCCTAACTCACAGCCAGCTCTACCAACTGTTCCTGAACCGGTCTGTGACTCTCTTCCTCAATCCAGCAACCTTCCCTCCTCTGCTATTCTCTCGACCAACTCTCATAGGGTCACTCGGTCTCAAACAGGAAACCTTAAACCCAAAGCTTTCCTTGAGTTTCAGCTTTACAGTGTTACCAAACATCCCTTAAAAACATTTGTTGCTACCACTCTTCCTTGTGAGCCTACCATTTATCACCAAGCTGCCTCACATCCCAAGTGGCTTGCAACTATGGATCATCAATTTCAGGCTTTAATGGATAACAAAACTTGGGCCCTGTGTCCCCGACCCTGTAACCACAccattattaaaaacaaatgcgTGTACAAATTGAAACAAAAGGATGATGGCACAATCAACCGTTATAAAGCTCGGCTTGTGGCCAAGGGCTTTCAACAGAGAGATGGCATAGACTATACGGAGACTTTCAGCCTTGTCATCAAACCAACCACCGTGAGGCTGATTCTTGCACTTGCTCTTGAGTTCAAGTGGCCCCTCAAGCAACTTGACGTGTCCAATGCTTTCCTACATGGGGTACTGTTTTTATAGAACAGCCACAAGGGTTTGTTAATTCTGCTTTTCCTAATTATGTTTGCAAACTAGACAAATCTCTCTATGGTCTTAAACAGGCCCCTAGAGCATAGTTTCATCGCCTCCCAGAGGCTTTACTTGTAAGAGTTTTTGTCGGCTCAAAGGTTGATACTTCTCTCTTTTTACTTCGTTTCGTAAATCCTCTGTGCAAATTTTCCTGTtagtttatgttgatgatatcattgTTACTAGTAATGATATTGATGTGCTTAATGAATTGATCTTAAGTTTACAAGCAAAATTCAAGTTGAAGGACCTTGGCCCACTCTCATATTTTTTGGGCATCCATGTCCATCGAGACTCTCAGCATCTTCATCTCAGCCAATCTAAGTACATTGTTGACTTGCTGCATTGCATCAATATGGTTGCCATACTCTGCCCCATGCACTTCCGGCAAACGCCTCACTGCAATTGATGGCGATTTCCTTCCAAACCCCTCCTTGTATCGACACATCATTGGCGCCTTTCAATACTGCACACTTACTCGGCCGGACATCTCGTTCTCTGTCAACCAACTCTATCAATTCCTTCACTACCCCACAACGGCCCATCTGAGTGCTGCCAAGCGGGTTCTTCACTAATTGAAAGGCACTCCTAACTTTGGTTTGTTATTCACCAAAGGCTCCCTCTAACTTTGTGCCTACTGTGACTCCGACTAAGCAGGTGACTCTTCTGATCGTCAGTCCACCGGTGGGTATGGTATCTTTTTGGGCAACAACTTGATTTCTTGGTAAGCCAAGAAACAACCTGTGGTCTCTAGGTCCAATACAGAGGTGGAGTACTGGGCCTTGGCGATTACCACAGCCGAATTATACTAACTCTGTATTGTTAGaagaatatatttcttattaatttcttatatatttcttattgtTATTGTACTGTATTTCCCTtgaatatatttcctatattgaaaggaaatatattatatggTACTTCCATTTTATAAGCGTGATTGTAATTAGGTTTGATGGTAATCAGatcaatcaaaattaattaCCATTCTTACTTAtctcaattctcctataaatatgagtaTTCTATATTGCAAATCAATCAAtgaataaaagcataatgtaaccctttgagctttatcctATAAACATAAGTTATAAACCGAACCACATAAAATTTATTGttctccattttattatttccgcattttatctttagttttccatttgtttattgttttcttaCATGTATGTTGTTTAAAGAACTACAAGTCCCTCTTCCTGCTCAACCACAAATCTGGTGTGATAATATAAGGGCTATTGCCTTAACCTCCAACCATATTTATCATGCTCGAACTAAGCACGTGGAAGTTGATTACCACTTTATTCAAGAAAAAGTTTTTCACAAAGACAATACCATCAATTATATTTCTTCTCATGATCAACGGGCAAACATCTTCACCAAAAGATTAACGTCTACACAATTCCTACTCCTATGTGACAAGCTCATGATCGTTGCATCTCCCATTAGCTTGAGGGAGGCTGTTAAGGTAACATCATCTCCCATCAGCTTGAAAGGAGCTGTTAAGGTAGCAGATTTTGCAAATTACCAAAAACAGCAACAATCCCCAACATCTGGCAATCATGCACAAGCGATTGACACGATGACCAATTCACCCGAATCTTACTaaggtgcgtttgagattgcgatttcgtagacaataagtgcaatttttaaccaaatcgcaaaacataaatcgtttggcaactacatttttaaaaattgcaatttgaaaacgcagaaaatctgctttttcaaatcgcaggtaagataatacttttttaaaaacgcaaaattCTAAATGCTactttgcgattttaaatgctaaactgtgattttgccaaacgcttaactgaatttttaaaaatcatttttttcaaatcgcatattttaaaatcgtgattttaaatcacactttttgaaatcgcaaacccaaacggaccctaaacaAGAAACTACTTCCCTCACGCATAGCATTAGTGTCCAAATATACTTTGTATCAAGCAACagatatatttttcctttgctGTCTCTTTCCTTCATTCTCTGTGTATCCTTGCCTATTTCATTTACACCTTACTATATTGAACAACCGTAAACATCAGTACATAAGGAATACAATTCTCTGCTTGGAATTGAGCTTCCAAGTCCTTTCAATTCTCTGTTTTTGCAGAGACAAAAATGACTCAACCCTCTTTCGCCAAATAtctactttttctttcctttttattcCCTGTCAAGTGTCAACACAGTTAAGCTATATAATTCAACTTTATGTGATGCCTTTGGACGCAAACATTACCACCTGGATGATGCACAACAGCACATGCATCAAAGAATCTCTAAATAGTAGTTGTTAATTCAATTTCCTATAGAACACTTATAACCTTTACTACTCAAGAAAAGTCTGCATTTCAAATTGAGAAGATGAAAGACAGCATAACCATAGCCCAAAAGCTGGAAGTTAATAAACAATGCGTATTATGAACCCATTCGTTAAAGAATGAGTACAGTTTCAATCAGATCACAAGTCAAGCTGTAACCAGAGAATCATTTCAAGTCATTCAAATTAAATGGGAAAAATGAGAGGAATTGCCCCTGTAAGCTTTACTCTATTCGAACAATCTTGCGGttcatgtatctaaacctgcaAATCTCGTCAAAGAAATCATCTGCACTGCTATGATTGCTCTTCATCTGCAGAATCTTTATTACCATTGACTTCAAATTCTTCCCATATTTCAACAAGGACTCAAGAGTGCTCATTTTCTGTTCAGCATTTAGGGGTGATCTCACCGTGATCACAAGCTCCTCCAGAGATGGAATTACAAATCCTGAATCCACCTGCAAATCCCAATCAAACTATCACATCTTATAACTCACCCCAAGCAAAAAAATGACAGCTATATGAAATTATCAACTCACATGTTTTAGGCTGTTCTTCTGGCAAAGAGCAGCAAACATGGCACCATGGATATCAAACTTTTGCAATTTAGGGTGGCTGTTGAAAAACTCGACTAAGTCAATCTCCGGAAAGGGTTGAAGGGCCTCAGAATCCCCAGTGAATTCAACCTTCATGTAGAGATGCTTCACCTCACTTGCCCATTTAAGCATGTTGCTTACTGCATCCCAACACCACTGGACTCCCCTAATGGACAAGAACTCGAGAGCCTCAAGTTTCCCAAAATCCACCCTGTAGACTTTTCCTAAATAGATTTACCAGAACACAAAAATCAGTTACAGTTATAATTGAAATCCTTGGGTGATAATTCTAAGCTAGAAAGGACTAGAAGCTGGACAGTAATCAGAATTAGATACTTCTGCCAAATAGTTACCTGCATTATTGGCAATTGAAAGATTCTTCAAGCAGTTTGCCTCATGAACTCTAATCCAACTACAACCTTGCACCTCAAGGAATTCAATTTTGGGGGATGTGATAGAAAGTTGGCAGTTACCCAAGCCATAAAAATCCAGCTTACACTGCTGCAAATGTGGCAATTCAATCGAAACCAATCTGACTCCTTCACAACCGAGCAGCAACAAGTTGGTCAGATTAGGACATCCTCGAAGTGCAGCCGATAATGCAGGATCGTCCAATCTCGCCCCAACAATTTCAAGGTTCCAGAGATTTTGGAAGACATCCCACTTGGGGGAATGGGTCATTAACACACCCCAAAGTTTTAGTGATTCCAAATTCTTTGCAACGCTAATGCAATCCAATTTTGAGGGGCCCTCATTACAGATCTGATTTTCAACAAGATTATCCATTCGGAGCTCAAGATGCCGGAGGGATGGGCCTACAAGTGAAAGCCATGAAGCAAGGCCAACACCAGAAAATGGGCAATATACAACAAGCTCCTCTAGTCTAACAATTGAGGatatcatcttccacacaaGGTTGTCAGGATTTTGCTGGCCAAAAAGATTGTCAAAAGAGTTTCGCGCAAAGTAAAGGCTACGAATATAAGGCAATGAGTCTTTCCACCGCTTAGAGACACAGTTGCAAACTGCCACATCCTTGGCATTGTTGATGTGCGATAAGATGTGTTGAACAAGGGCATCAGGGAGAGAGTCCATTCTGTGAGAACCAAAATCGAGCAGGTAACAGTCAATTACCGAAATTGTTGAAGAGAACAAATTAATCTAGACATGGCACAAAGAAATAGATGAAatcaatttatcaaaatttgTATTCGAGAGCAGTGTTTAAATGTGCACTTGATTTTGGGAATACTGAGATAACATGATTggaaaacaaaagtttaaacGCCAAACTTGTCAATATTGGCGAACCGATAAACTTAAAATGGCAATTTCATCCCACCAAAgccaaatttaatattaaaaagttCTGAATCATATTTACTTTATTCTTTACTTTCCTCGATCTTCTGGGCAACCAAACGGATCAAAGATTTTTCCATTTACCTTGAAACCATCTGCCTAACTCTTATTAGCAAATCTGTCACTTGAAGCGCAGTGAAACTAGTGGGACACAATCAAATGTTCTACATCTCTTGAAAATGGAATGAAAAAGGAAATCAGATATGGGTTTTACGAGCACTATTATACAAAGATCTAGAGCTGACGTAAACgcaaagtaaaataaattagaaaaaccCAAATGAGAAAGATGAGCATATTAGATAAACCCAAATGGAAAATTGAATTTCTTTGAATATTTAGGATTCCAGATGGTAAGTGAGCAATTTAGCGAGAACCCAGATGGGATTCACAGTACATGACCAAATTCACTTGTTGCAAAAGAGATAACAAATGATGCATAtaacatacacacacacacacacacacaagtaaaagtgaaaagaaaaactacaaccAACAGGTAATTCCAGGAATAAGATAGAAAAGAGGGACAATATAGCTTACAAGTTACAAATTTGAATGCGggctttgagagagagagagagagagagagagagatggatcTGAGCTTTGGTTATCACTGTTTATTCCAAAACCCAAAAGCCTCCTATCCACTTTTGCCAaggtttttttgtttatatatatagatgatagATCCCTCACCttcaaaaagaagagagagagagagagcgagtgGAAGAAGCGCGCTTTGGAGGAGGGTTTGGGggtttaatttcaaaatttaaaagaagtGGGAAGACGATTGAGCCCTTTTGctggttttaacttttaatgtTGTTTTTACATCAACGGTTCTAAAAAACCCTCGCATGCAAAACGCCAATCTGGCCCGCttccttttcaaaaaaatttgaacttGAACTTTCTGCCCGTTCAAACGGATCTCCCACTCCCACGCGCccttttttacctttttttttaaaaaagaaaaaaagaaaaaaaagaaaagtaaaggcatgtttgggtaaaccatgttttttattatattttattgtttttggaaaCATGATTGGGtggattttttaaattcaaattctaataTTCTTTACAagttttatccatttttttttttttttttttaattttgcttcagGATCtcccatccaaacataattttaaaagaaattttatcggtattcgcaattttaaatataataaagaatagTATTCGCGCACCCAAACGAGCCCTAAGATATTCTTGTGGTTGATCAACTAATTAATCACACGACATGGGAGTTGGTGGTGGAAATACTCTCTAACCCTCAGGACCCACGAAGGGCTCATTGAAGCCTCATATCCTGGAGCCCGTTGGGAGGCTTGTTGGTATCCATGCCACTTATTGAAAGAGTCGTTTGGAGGAGCTAATGGGTCTCTACGATAGGTTGTCTATGAGGGGACATGCCCCCTCGGACAACCCAAGATAGGACCACCTTCGCTAGTTAAGGGGGCCAATCTAGGAGCCCCTAACCAATGGTGATTTAAACAAGGAACAATGTCATCGACGAGGCACATAAGTGGAAACTGCTATATAAAGAAGGTCATTTGCCCATTACTTCCTTGCCTATTCTAGACTTGAGATCCTAAGAGGAAAGATCGACTCTATAACAAAGGAGATCAGTAGGGAAGACCCATAAAGAAAGATCATTGCAATGACTCACCACATTCCGTATTGGAACATTCCCCTCCAATACTTGTCAAATTTGACTTACTTGCCTTATTGGAGGTAGCTCTATAAAGAATATCAATCTCTGAGCCTAAGCTACGATCACATCTTCAAGATCTATAGTCCTCTTGAAAGGATCTACTTATTATAAAAGATATCAACCTTACACATAAGCTTTTGAACAAAATAGCTAAGGATAATGAAATACAAGATTAAACAGTGAATGCATGTTTGAAATTGAAGGTTGAAGATAAAGATTAAGATTATTACCCAAATGGTAAAGCTCTCTAAGCTTGGGAAGTGAGACCTTCCAAGAAATACCCTCTCTTtctcctcttttatttttctctctcaatCTAGGGTTTTTAGAGGTTATGGACGATCAAATTGAAGGTCTTGGACGAAAGAATGAATATATAGTCGTCCCATGCATGAACAAAAAGACAGAGATGTCTAATTTTATTTGCATGTAACTGCTTATCGAACGTACGTTCATTCCTTGAGTCAAACGTTTGTCGCCTAAGGTTTTTCATCAAATAAACGATGGTAGCATCGAACATTTGGTGCTCGAAGAATCCTAAAATTGTTAAAGCCCTTTTTAACACCTTTTGTGGAATACATGAGTATGTGTGCAAATGTGTTTatattataaaagaaattttcaCACTCAATGTCttttagaaatatttgaagatCTCGTGTATAAattgataattattttaaaataatttccaCGTAATTATGCGGGATGTTACAATTCATCAACCACTGAAGTCTACCAGTGGGCTAGTAAGGAATTCATTTAAGAAAATTGCCTAAAGAGGAGCTGGAGCTGCTGCAACAAAAGGCAAGCGAGGTTGTTTGTCTGCATACAGATTGTATTAGTATTTTACAGAGGGTTGTAAGTTTATTATGCATGTACACTTGCATCTTTTTTAGTGATttgtttcttgggtttggctactccGTAGTGGTTTTACATTTTGTGTTATTCAAAGGGTTTTCACTTCCTCAAAAAATCTTGATGAATTGTGTGGTATTTGTTGTTGGGGGTTTGCTTAAAGATTATTGCAACAGAATTTTGTTGTTAATTTACTACATAATCAATTTGTGAGCCTTGGGGTttgaaccaatttttttaattggtatcagagcgaggTTATCTCTGTTTGAATTAACCTCCTAAGTGTGATCATTTACCCTTGTTATTAATGGTGCAATCTCAATCTTTGAATGTTCTTCCATATTTTTATGGGAATAATTGCACGTATCAAAAGATCCTCATAAGAGCCTTCTTTAAGTCCTTGGATGAGCGATTTTGGATGAATTCAAGTGAATTTTTTCTAAGGTTGCTAAGGAATATGACTATAAACGAGCCGAGCCGAGTTGAGTTTTGGCAATCCCATATCGGCTCGTTTTAAAGGACCTCTAAACGGGCCAAGTTCGAGCTCGAGCTGGGCTAAGAAGTCCTTGTCCAAACTAGCCTCATTGGGTACATACCCTAGCTCGAGCTTGCTAGAGACTAGGGCTGTAAATAAACTAGTCTAGTAGACAATTTGCTCAATACCCGCTTGTTTTAGCCCGACCAAAAATCGAGCTCGATATTGTACAAATCCgcttgattaaatgattaataagTGATATATACCTGACTCGCTTGACAAAATTCGATAGGAGCTCGCAAGCTctgctcgtttaaagctcgacccgATCGTTCGCTCCGCTCATTAGCTCATTCATAtatcttgtatatatatacaaatatatattaatattttactaaaaatgagttatgtaaatttaagtatgtatattagtaattaagtaatatacgTTATATaggttacttaatatttatatgtatgtgtattagttaacatactaactagttagttcatgaactaacatattatctagttaattaatatataccaAGTAATAGGTAACTTAGTAAATATAATTACTATAGGTTACTCAATATTTCTATGTATATTATTGTGTCTGTGTTATTAGTATTGACATACAAATCACTAACTAGTTAAttaataaactaacatattaactaagttaatatatatattaggaaaaaatatatttataaaaaaaaaaaaaaaaaaaaaaaaaaaaaaaaaaagccccatGAACTAACAACCGTTTTTAAAATAGCCTCATGAAATAacaagtgtgctaaagtgacccatcaaactaccaaagtgtgtcaaaatgtcaattttttattatattcctataatatccTTATTCtctttaaaactaaaataaaaaaattaataaaataaaaaactaaactaaacaattttattttattttttttttaaaaaaaaaaaaaaaaaaaaaaaaccccacggGGTGGATTAATATAGATAttggataaatgtaaaatcagtctatttagttggcctaaattacaaatcgctacctgtgatataaaaataattcagaggtccTCTGGGT
The sequence above is drawn from the Alnus glutinosa chromosome 11, dhAlnGlut1.1, whole genome shotgun sequence genome and encodes:
- the LOC133882350 gene encoding F-box protein At1g10780, which translates into the protein MDSLPDALVQHILSHINNAKDVAVCNCVSKRWKDSLPYIRSLYFARNSFDNLFGQQNPDNLVWKMISSIVRLEELVVYCPFSGVGLASWLSLVGPSLRHLELRMDNLVENQICNEGPSKLDCISVAKNLESLKLWGVLMTHSPKWDVFQNLWNLEIVGARLDDPALSAALRGCPNLTNLLLLGCEGVRLVSIELPHLQQCKLDFYGLGNCQLSITSPKIEFLEVQGCSWIRVHEANCLKNLSIANNAGKVYRVDFGKLEALEFLSIRGVQWCWDAVSNMLKWASEVKHLYMKVEFTGDSEALQPFPEIDLVEFFNSHPKLQKFDIHGAMFAALCQKNSLKHVDSGFVIPSLEELVITVRSPLNAEQKMSTLESLLKYGKNLKSMVIKILQMKSNHSSADDFFDEICRFRYMNRKIVRIE